ATGGGGTCCGATTTTTGAGAAGGAACACGGTGTTGTCGGTGCAACCGGCTTGGGTATGGCTGCGGCAACTTTCGGTCTGGTCTTCGGCGGCCTCATCGGCGGCCCGGTTGCCCGCCGTCTGATTAATCGTCAAAACCGCAAACCTGTGGCTCAAGCTGCGGCGGACAACGATGTTTCCGACAGCAGCACCAACGACGTTTTTGAAAAAGCCGGCCGTACCCGCCTGATTACAGCGGATTCCGCCATCGAAACGCTGGCGATGTTTGCCGCCAGTATCGCATTCGGTCAAATCATGGATATGGTGGATGCCGAATATTTCCCTTCTTACCTGAACCTGCCTAAATTCGTATGGTGTCTGTTCGGCGGTGTGATTCTGCGTAACATTTTGACTCTGGTGTTCAAAATGAATATGTTCGACCGCGCCATCGACGTATTCGGCAACGCTTCCCTGTCGCTCTTCTTGGCCATGGCGCTGCTGAACCTGAAACTGTGGGAGCTGGCAGGCTTGGCCGGTCCGGTAACCGTAATCCTGTTGGCGCAAGTTGTGGTGATGATGCTGTACGCGACTTTCGTTACCTACATCGCAATGGGTCGCGACTACGATGCGGCGGTATTGTCTGCCGGCCACTGCGGCTTCGGCTTGGGCGCAACGCCGACTGCGGTTGCCAATATGCAATCCGTTACCAACACTTTCGGTTCTTCGCACAAAGCCTTCCTGATTGTACCGTTGGTAGGGGCGTTTTTCGTCGACATCATCAATGCACTGATTTTGTCGGGTTTCGTAAACTTCCTCAAATAACCGTACAGACAAGCTGAAAATACTTGCCAAAGCACCTGCAACGCCTTATCGTTACAGGTGCTTTTTTATTATCGTCATACCCGACACTCAAAATAAGCGCGATACGGGCATACTGCCTTATCCCGCTCTGATTTCCTGCCGGCTCAAGATTATGCCGTCTGCAAATCCGGCTGATAACCGTTTGAAACCGCATATCGCGGCAGTTTGAAGGAGAAACTTATGCATCCGAAACTGCTTGCCGCCGCTCTGCTCCCACTTCTGCTGCTGGGTGCGTGCCGCGGCGAAAAGCCCGAACAAAACCAACCCGCACTGGCTTGCGACCACCCCAACGCCGTACAAAACGTGCGCGACCACATCATCGGCACACTCACCCGTGAAGCCAAAGCCTTTGCCCGCAACGACAACCGTAAATTTGTCGATGCCGACAAAATCATTGCCGCCGCCACCCAGCTTACCGTCCGTCTGGATCAGGCAAAAGCCGTGCGAGACGGCAATAAGATGTTGTGCCAAGCCGGTTTGAGCGTACATATCCCCAGCGACATCGCCGCCGCCGCAGAAAGCGGCAGCCCGCTCATCTACGGACAAACCGCCATACGCGAGCTGGTAGAACAAAAAATCATGGGCAGCAATCTCGATTTTGACGGCTCAACTTTCCGCACCGTTTTACGCTACACCCCGAAATCAGACGGCGGTATCGCCTTTCAAGACAATGCCATCGAGCAAACCGCGCAAACGCTGTCGGTTGCCCTGCTGCCTTACGGGGTGAAAAGCATCGTCGTGATTGACGGTCAGGCAGTCAGCAAAGAAGAAGCAGTCAAACGCCTGTCGGCGGAGCAATTCCCCGAACCGCCTGCTGCCGATCCCGAAGATATTTTAGAGAACAATGCCGCCAGCCAAGCCGAGGGCGTACCGGCTGCAACGGAATTTGACGAGGAAACGGAAGTTCTCGTCCCCAACAGCGGCGACACCCCTGATATTCCGGCCGTAGCGCAAAGCGAATTGGACAACGCGCGTACTCAAAACCAACACGCCGAAGCCGACATTACCCGCATTTGGCACAAAATGGAACGTGGCGTACAGCAAAATATGATTGACGAACAGCGCGCATGGTTACACAAGAAACAGCAAGACTGTCTGCGCGCTTCTGCCGTTGCCGACAATCCTGCTCAGGCCGAATACCTGCAACTGCAATGCGATACGCGCATGACCCGCGAACGCATGCAATACCTGCGCGGTTACGTTATCGAATAAGCGCCGTTTTGCAGACGGCCTAATCAGACGGCAATGCACCGCCCGCACATTCCGGTGTTCCGGCAGCACATTGCCGTCTGCTTTTTTGATATGGTCGTCCAACACGGAATCAAACGGAGTGGCGGACTTGCTGCTTCAACAGTTGCGCCAAGCCCTCTCTGGGCAAAACGCAGCAAGGTCGCATCATTTTACGCGAACGGCTGCATCTTTATTGCCGCCGCACCCGCCGCTAATGTTTGCCCGACCGCCAAATCGACCACATAATCCACAAGCTGTTGGCAAACGCCAGCAGATAGCCGATAAACCCAATCAGTTTCGGCCCGGTCTCAATACTCATCACAATAGACGAGCCGATGATGAGCGCGGCGGTTACGATACCCATCGTCAGGCGGTTGGTGGCGCGGTCCAACTGGTGCCCGAACTGGTCGAACCTTTTAAAATCAAGGGTAATGCCCATCTGCCCTTTTTGCAGACGGCGGCTCAGACGGAACACGCTCTGCGGCAGCTCGTCCGCCGCCTGAAGCAGCGTATGCAGGTGCATTTTGCTCTTGCGGGCAAGCTGCTTGGGCGAAGTCCGCTCTTGAAAAGCGTCCAATACAATCGGCTTTGCCCGTTCCAGCAACTCGATTTTACCGTCCAACCGCTTCACCACGCCCTCCAGCGTAATCAGCGTTTTAAACAGCATCACCAAATCTCCCGGCAGCGTCAGACTGTGGCGGCGCATGATTTGGGTAATGTCGTTGATGACTTGGCTGATACGCAAATCGCGCACCGGCGTGTGTTCGTAGTTCAGCAGCATTTCCAACACATCTGCTCCGAGCAGGTTTTCATCGGGCAAGTCGCCCTCCGCCCAGTTGCTCAATACATACTGCATGGTAAATTGGTCTTTGTTGGCCAGCGCGGTCAGCAGCTCGACAATCTCACGCCGGCGCGTACTGCTGAGGTGGCCGACCAAACCGAAATCAATCAGCGTAATCCGTCCGTCACCGTTCACAAAAATATTGCCCGGGTGCGGATCGGCGTGGAAAAAACCCTGCTTCAAAATCATGGTAAACAGCGTATCGGTAATCCGTTCCGCCAGCCGCGCGCGCATTGCAGACGGCATTTCATCAATATCGATGTTTTTCAGCAGCGTATCGCCGATATGCTCCTGAACCAGAATCTGACGGTTGGAAATTTCCGGATAAACCGTCGGAATATGGATAAACTCATGCCCCTCGAAAGTCTGCCCGAACCGCTGCATATAACGCAACTCTACCGACAAATCGGTTTCCTTTGCCAAACTACGGGCAAAATACTGCACCATCTGCACCGGCTGGTAGCGGCGCGTTTCCGGAATCTCCGACTCAATCAGGCTGGCAAGATGGTTCAAAATCCGCAAATCCGCCTGAATCACCGGCTCAATGTCGGGGCGTTTGATTTTAACCGCCACCGTCTCCCCGCTGACCAACACCGCCTGATGCACCTGTGCGATAGATGCGCTGCCGACCGGCCGGGGGTTGATGTATCGGAAGACTTCCCCTACCGGCCTGCCCAGTTGCGATTCGACCAGCGTTTCAATATCGCCGAACGGAATCGGCGCAACATTGCTTTGCAGCCGCTCAAATTCCTCAATCCATTCCGCGCTGAAAATATCCACCCGCGTCGACAACACCTGCCCCAACTTGATAAACGTCGGACCCAGCTCCTCAAAAGCCATACGGAAGCGGCGCGGCGTACTCAAATAACGGCTCTTCGGGTCTGCCTGCGTTTTATCGCCCTGATGCACCGGCTTGATGCGCTGCACAAAACTGCCCAGCCCGTGCTTGGTCAGAATGGTCATAATCTCGCGCATCCGCGACAAATCGCGCAAGGCCAGCAAAGTCGGAATCATCATGAGAAGCACTCTTTATAAAAATATTGAAAATCAAACCATTAACGCAATCTAACCATTGCTTTTTTGCCAAATCGGCCGTTTTTTATATACAATCGGCCTGATAAAAGAAAGTTACAGCATAACATACAGTGCAATCAAATAAGAACCGCGCGCACCGCCGCTTTTTTATTTGATTGCACCGTTATTTGCAGGCGCAACAGCCGTCTGCACGGAATCAGATATGAACAAGATTTTCCGGCCGGCAGCCATTCTGTCGGCACTCTGCCTGCTCTTTGCAGGCGGTTTTGCCTATGCCGACGAGCTGGAAAACCTGCTCAACCGGCAAAACGACCGCCAGCAGATTTTACGGCTGTTTGACAACGGTACAACAACCTCCCCCGCCCCGAAAAAAGCCGTTGCCCAAAAAATAAGCGTATCCCCCCCTTCCCCGCAGCCCGACAACAACGGCAATGCCGACGAACTGATCCGCAGCGCCATGGGACTGCTCGGCGTTGCCTACCGCTACGGCGGCACATCGGCCGCAACCGGTTTCGACTGTAGCGGTTTCATGCAACACATTTTCCGCCGCAGCATGGGCATGACCCTGCCGCGCACTTCCGCCGAACAAGCCAAGCTGGGAACGCACGTTGACCGCAGCGATTTACAGCCCGGAGACATGGTGTTTTTCCGCACCATGGGACGCGGGCGCATTTCCCACGTCGGCCTCTATATCGGCAACAACCGCTTTATCCACGCGCCCCGCACCGGTAAGACCATTGAAATCACCAGTTTGAGCAACAAATACTGGGGTTCCAAATACGCCTTCGGCCGCCGCGTTAAAAAACATGATTCCGCCCGATTCGTCAATTAAGGAAACCGCATGAGTATGCCTGAAATGCCCAAATGGTACAGCGACGACGGACAAATCGTCTCCTGCACCGAAAAAGTCAAAGTCATGACCGAAAACATGACCGAACTCTACCAGCTTGCCCAAGATGCTTTTGAAGACGCGCTCCTGATGGGTTGCGGCGAAGCGCAACTGCGCGAATACCTGCAGGCACTGGTTGCCGGTGTGGAAAACCCCTACCGTCCGCTAAACAACCGCTGATTCCGCCCGACCAAGCCGTCTGCAAAATACCAACAGTTAACACATTTCGCGTCCGTGCATTTTGCAGACGGCATTTGCGGCGGCAAATCAGGTATAATCGCACTGAATTGTTTACCATAAAGCCGTTTCCGACAGGCAGATACGGTATCTGCCGAACCGCAGCAGCCTGCCGGCAACGGTCATGCCGTCTGCATTTTGCCGTTTTACGAAGCGGCCGTATGCAGCAACCGCCGTTTTCCCGTTCCGATTTCCTAAGGAAGCCCACATGATTAATCCCATTTCCGCCCTTTCTCCGCTAGACGGCCGCTATGCCAAATCCGCTGAAGCCCTGCGTCCGATTTTCTCGGAATACGGTCTGATGAAAGCCCGTGTCAAAGTCGAATTAAACTGGCTCAAAGCCTTGGCTGCCGAACCGAAAATCGCCGAAGTACCGGCGTTTGGCGATGCGACCATTGCCGAAATCGACAAAGTGATTGCCGGATTCTCATTAGAAGACGCGGC
The nucleotide sequence above comes from Neisseria animalis. Encoded proteins:
- the gltS gene encoding sodium/glutamate symporter, whose protein sequence is MEWEFNGYYTLIAATLVLLLGKWLVSKIRFLRDFNIPEPVAGGLIAAVILFALHQMYGVSFKFEKPLQDAFMLIFFTSIGLSADFSRLRAGGFPLVLFTVIVSAFILIQNAVGAGLASVLGLDPLIGLMTGSITLTGGHGTAGAWGPIFEKEHGVVGATGLGMAAATFGLVFGGLIGGPVARRLINRQNRKPVAQAAADNDVSDSSTNDVFEKAGRTRLITADSAIETLAMFAASIAFGQIMDMVDAEYFPSYLNLPKFVWCLFGGVILRNILTLVFKMNMFDRAIDVFGNASLSLFLAMALLNLKLWELAGLAGPVTVILLAQVVVMMLYATFVTYIAMGRDYDAAVLSAGHCGFGLGATPTAVANMQSVTNTFGSSHKAFLIVPLVGAFFVDIINALILSGFVNFLK
- a CDS encoding lysozyme inhibitor LprI family protein, producing MHPKLLAAALLPLLLLGACRGEKPEQNQPALACDHPNAVQNVRDHIIGTLTREAKAFARNDNRKFVDADKIIAAATQLTVRLDQAKAVRDGNKMLCQAGLSVHIPSDIAAAAESGSPLIYGQTAIRELVEQKIMGSNLDFDGSTFRTVLRYTPKSDGGIAFQDNAIEQTAQTLSVALLPYGVKSIVVIDGQAVSKEEAVKRLSAEQFPEPPAADPEDILENNAASQAEGVPAATEFDEETEVLVPNSGDTPDIPAVAQSELDNARTQNQHAEADITRIWHKMERGVQQNMIDEQRAWLHKKQQDCLRASAVADNPAQAEYLQLQCDTRMTRERMQYLRGYVIE
- a CDS encoding ABC1 kinase family protein, with protein sequence MMIPTLLALRDLSRMREIMTILTKHGLGSFVQRIKPVHQGDKTQADPKSRYLSTPRRFRMAFEELGPTFIKLGQVLSTRVDIFSAEWIEEFERLQSNVAPIPFGDIETLVESQLGRPVGEVFRYINPRPVGSASIAQVHQAVLVSGETVAVKIKRPDIEPVIQADLRILNHLASLIESEIPETRRYQPVQMVQYFARSLAKETDLSVELRYMQRFGQTFEGHEFIHIPTVYPEISNRQILVQEHIGDTLLKNIDIDEMPSAMRARLAERITDTLFTMILKQGFFHADPHPGNIFVNGDGRITLIDFGLVGHLSSTRRREIVELLTALANKDQFTMQYVLSNWAEGDLPDENLLGADVLEMLLNYEHTPVRDLRISQVINDITQIMRRHSLTLPGDLVMLFKTLITLEGVVKRLDGKIELLERAKPIVLDAFQERTSPKQLARKSKMHLHTLLQAADELPQSVFRLSRRLQKGQMGITLDFKRFDQFGHQLDRATNRLTMGIVTAALIIGSSIVMSIETGPKLIGFIGYLLAFANSLWIMWSIWRSGKH
- a CDS encoding C40 family peptidase, encoding MNKIFRPAAILSALCLLFAGGFAYADELENLLNRQNDRQQILRLFDNGTTTSPAPKKAVAQKISVSPPSPQPDNNGNADELIRSAMGLLGVAYRYGGTSAATGFDCSGFMQHIFRRSMGMTLPRTSAEQAKLGTHVDRSDLQPGDMVFFRTMGRGRISHVGLYIGNNRFIHAPRTGKTIEITSLSNKYWGSKYAFGRRVKKHDSARFVN